One part of the Solanum dulcamara chromosome 8, daSolDulc1.2, whole genome shotgun sequence genome encodes these proteins:
- the LOC129899885 gene encoding uncharacterized protein LOC129899885, whose amino-acid sequence MDVIGPIDPAASNGHRFILVAIDYFTKWVEASSHKSGTKKVVTDFIRCNIVCRFGIPHSIIIDNEANLNSGLMHEIYEKFKIIHRNSTPYPPQMNGAFEAANKNIKRILRKMIDNYKHWNENLSFALLGYRTIIRTSTGATPYLLVYRTEALMLIDEKRMNAVCHGQLYQHRMAKAFNKKIRLRQFKSGQLVLKRIFPHQDEAKGKFAPNWQGPYVVHIVLTGGALILAEMDGKIWPKAINSDAVKKYYV is encoded by the exons ATGGATGTCATCGGTCCTATTGATCCAGCCGCATCAAATGGACACAGGTTCATTTTGGTAGCTATCGATTACTTCACGAAATGGGTAGAAGCCTCTTCACATAAGTCTGGGACAAAGAAGGTGGTGACAGATTTTATTCGCTGTAACATAGTTTGTAGATTTGGCATCCCTCATTCGATTATAATAGATAATGAAGCTAATCTCAATAGCGGTTTGATGCATGAGATATATGAGAAGTTCAAAATTATTCACCGCAATTCCACTCCTTATCCACCTCAGATGAATGGAGCATTTGAGGCTGCCAACAagaatatcaaaagaatattgCGGAAGATGATTGATAATTATAAGCATTGGAATGAGAATTTGTCATTTGCCCTCCTCGGCTATCGCACAATTATTAGGACTTCGACTGGGGCAACACCTTATCTTTTGGTTTATAGGACAGAAGCA TTGATGCtcattgatgaaaagagaatgaaTGCAGTTTGTCATGGACAACTCTATCAACACAGGATGGCTAAAGCTTTCAATAAAAAGATAAGACTGAGACAGTTCAAATCGGGACAATTGGTTTTAAAAAGGATATTCCCACACCAAGATGAAGCTAAAGGGAAGTTTGCGCCTAATTGGCAAGGACCTTATGTGGTTCACATAGTATTAACTGGAGGAGCATTGATTCTAGCAGAAATGGACGGAAAGATATGGCCAAAAGCCATCAATTCAGATGCGGTTAAGAAATACTATGTCTAA